The uncultured Bacteroides sp. genome has a segment encoding these proteins:
- a CDS encoding DEAD/DEAH box helicase: MMAILKQLVRSVCLNSIATFCIWNKEVIFAGNKENNLSMLKFIVGLTRHLSLGTILIPYLVKKESEEIIIVEEQATSASLSDKSLTEAEKEIIRLSLCYSEKNLMNVFSKEKTVSVFLRKLTEQKLKENIRPYVDKKQLEIIQLIRANNIPLYYKELGKKELYNHSRIRLMKEDVEASFHFEATELFFRYSITCQSNGKPVSLKERKPVIILTSQPACIMAKDELLVFRDVEASRLLPFFNKKSVEVPASMTRKYMEQIVLPALEQFQVDASGFEITEDSTLRKAKLSIEKSVLQQPLLKLRFYYNEHSFTPGEKNQKKYVRIEESDGKYIIHYYTRDILWEEQCVKQLQNWGLKQVGDSQFLLSDDAQERSLIRWIDIHKNSLQEMFELGHSESGSNYYLGEISLKQEINVQPDWFDIQIKVRIGDFSFPFFHFKRHIIKGEREFILPNGDIALLPEEWFEKYSELMALGTKEQESIRLQKVHFKLLDELDQGSFGKELRKLQSDYIDKREYPIPPRIKAILRSYQKEGFSWMVHLMENNFGGCLADDMGLGKTLQTITMLQHLYNPSEAITKEAILNPDSSYCTDATGQLSLFGGEQAEDFITLPDAAVHTDTSHQAAEIHSSIEAPCVSESAREDKLVSYPEPLPASLVVVPTSLLPNWIREIRKFSSLSTYEYSGSGRLRSKGIKRIFNHYNIILTTYGVLRNDIELIEDYPFECVILDESQTIKNPDSVTYHSVIRLKARHRMVLTGTPIENSLKDLWAQFNFINPGMLGNSESFRNHFITPITKEGNNRMEARLQQLIKPFFLRRTKDQVAPELPSLTEEVRYCEMSPEQETIYKKEKNILRNALMEISSKESIQKNSFVALQGMTRLRLMANHPRMLISDYPFSSGKMEQILEAYEMLMSEGHKVLIFSSFVKYLHLLGEAFERNGWKYALLTGQTTDREKEIARFTNEKDIYAFFISLKAGGVGLNLTEADYVFIIDPWWNPAAEMQAVSRAHRIGQTKQVMVYRFITSDTIEEKIIKLQEKKSKLAESFITSNNPLKSFNNKEWKELLNIL, translated from the coding sequence ATGATGGCAATATTAAAACAATTAGTTCGTTCGGTTTGTTTAAATTCAATCGCAACATTTTGTATCTGGAACAAAGAAGTTATCTTTGCAGGAAATAAAGAAAACAATCTTTCAATGTTGAAATTTATAGTGGGCCTCACCCGCCATCTGAGCTTAGGAACAATTCTGATTCCTTACCTTGTTAAAAAAGAATCGGAAGAAATTATTATAGTTGAAGAGCAGGCTACCTCTGCTTCTCTATCCGACAAATCACTTACCGAAGCTGAAAAAGAAATTATCCGATTGTCATTGTGCTATTCTGAAAAGAATCTGATGAACGTATTCTCAAAAGAAAAGACTGTATCTGTTTTCTTGCGCAAACTGACGGAGCAGAAACTTAAAGAAAATATTCGTCCTTACGTAGATAAAAAGCAACTGGAAATAATACAACTGATTCGTGCCAACAATATACCGCTTTATTACAAAGAACTAGGAAAAAAAGAACTCTATAACCATAGCCGGATTAGGTTGATGAAAGAAGATGTTGAAGCATCTTTCCATTTTGAAGCAACTGAACTCTTTTTCCGATATTCAATAACCTGCCAAAGCAATGGAAAACCGGTAAGTCTGAAAGAAAGAAAGCCGGTAATTATACTTACTTCCCAGCCAGCATGCATCATGGCCAAAGATGAATTGCTAGTATTCAGAGATGTAGAAGCATCTCGTCTGTTACCTTTCTTTAATAAAAAATCAGTAGAGGTACCAGCATCGATGACCCGAAAATATATGGAACAAATTGTACTACCTGCCTTGGAACAATTTCAGGTAGATGCTTCCGGTTTTGAAATAACAGAAGACTCAACTCTACGAAAGGCGAAACTGTCAATAGAGAAATCTGTGTTACAGCAACCATTACTAAAACTCCGGTTCTATTATAATGAACACTCCTTTACTCCGGGAGAGAAAAATCAAAAGAAGTATGTGAGAATAGAAGAGTCCGATGGCAAATATATTATCCATTATTATACCCGGGATATTCTTTGGGAAGAACAATGCGTGAAGCAACTACAGAATTGGGGATTGAAACAGGTTGGCGATTCACAATTTCTTTTATCAGATGATGCACAGGAAAGGAGTCTTATCAGGTGGATAGACATACATAAAAATTCACTTCAGGAAATGTTTGAGCTGGGTCATTCCGAATCAGGTTCAAACTACTATTTGGGAGAAATATCTCTGAAACAAGAAATCAATGTGCAGCCTGATTGGTTTGATATTCAAATAAAAGTCCGGATAGGTGACTTCAGCTTTCCCTTCTTTCATTTTAAAAGACATATTATCAAAGGAGAGCGGGAATTTATTCTTCCCAATGGTGATATTGCTTTACTTCCGGAGGAATGGTTTGAAAAATACAGTGAACTCATGGCACTTGGAACCAAAGAACAAGAAAGCATCCGGTTACAGAAAGTTCACTTCAAATTGTTGGATGAGCTGGATCAGGGAAGTTTCGGAAAAGAGCTTAGAAAGCTGCAATCAGATTATATAGATAAAAGAGAATACCCTATTCCACCAAGGATAAAAGCTATCCTTCGCTCTTATCAGAAGGAAGGATTCTCGTGGATGGTACATTTAATGGAAAATAACTTCGGCGGTTGTTTGGCTGATGACATGGGACTTGGAAAAACCTTGCAAACAATCACTATGCTACAACATTTGTATAATCCATCGGAAGCTATCACAAAAGAGGCTATTCTTAATCCGGACAGCTCCTATTGTACTGATGCAACCGGACAGCTCTCCCTTTTCGGAGGTGAGCAGGCTGAAGATTTCATTACACTACCTGATGCAGCAGTTCATACAGATACTTCTCATCAAGCTGCAGAAATACATTCATCAATAGAGGCTCCTTGCGTTTCAGAATCAGCAAGAGAGGATAAACTCGTTTCATATCCCGAACCTCTTCCGGCTTCGCTGGTAGTTGTTCCCACTTCCCTCCTTCCAAACTGGATTAGGGAAATAAGAAAGTTCAGTTCTCTTAGTACCTATGAATATTCAGGATCGGGCAGACTGAGAAGCAAAGGTATAAAACGCATATTCAACCATTACAATATAATACTCACCACTTACGGAGTGCTCAGGAATGACATTGAACTGATTGAAGACTATCCTTTTGAATGTGTTATTTTGGATGAAAGTCAAACCATAAAGAATCCTGATTCGGTTACTTATCATTCCGTTATCAGATTAAAAGCCAGGCACAGAATGGTACTGACCGGTACCCCAATAGAGAACTCCCTGAAGGATCTTTGGGCACAGTTTAACTTTATCAACCCAGGAATGCTGGGTAATTCAGAAAGTTTTCGGAATCATTTTATCACTCCCATCACAAAAGAAGGAAACAACCGCATGGAGGCTCGTCTTCAGCAACTTATAAAACCTTTCTTTCTGCGAAGGACTAAAGACCAGGTTGCGCCAGAACTACCTTCGCTTACTGAAGAGGTACGATATTGTGAAATGTCTCCCGAACAGGAAACCATTTATAAAAAGGAAAAGAATATCTTACGTAATGCATTGATGGAAATCAGCAGCAAGGAAAGTATTCAAAAAAACAGCTTCGTTGCACTGCAAGGAATGACTCGTCTGCGCTTAATGGCTAATCACCCACGTATGCTGATATCCGACTACCCATTCTCTTCCGGCAAGATGGAACAGATACTTGAAGCTTATGAAATGCTGATGAGTGAAGGCCACAAAGTACTTATTTTCTCTTCGTTCGTGAAATATCTCCATCTTCTAGGAGAGGCTTTTGAACGTAACGGATGGAAATACGCCTTACTAACAGGGCAAACTACCGACCGGGAAAAGGAAATTGCCCGCTTTACTAACGAAAAAGACATCTACGCCTTCTTTATTTCCCTCAAAGCCGGTGGTGTGGGCCTCAACCTTACAGAGGCCGACTATGTATTTATCATTGACCCGTGGTGGAACCCAGCTGCCGAAATGCAAGCCGTGAGCCGAGCCCATCGTATTGGCCAAACTAAACAAGTAATGGTTTATCGATTTATAACCAGCGACACCATTGAAGAGAAAATTATCAAACTCCAGGAAAAGAAAAGTAAGCTGGCAGAAAGCTTTATTACTTCAAACAACCCATTAAAATCATTCAACAATAAAGAATGGAAAGAGTTATTGAACATTCTTTAA
- the sucD gene encoding succinate--CoA ligase subunit alpha, with protein MSILINESTRLVVQGITGRDGYFHAMKMKAYGTNVVAGTSPGKGGTDVDNIPVFNTMYEAVDQTGANTSAIFVPPAFAADAIMEAADAGIGLIICITEGIPTLDAIKAYSFVQQKGAVLIGPNSPGLISPGRSMVGIMPSRIFTKGSVGVISRSGTLTYEVVSHLTAKGLGQSTAIGIGGDKIVGLRYRELLEMFEKDRETQSIVLIGEIGGCAEERAAEFIRWQITKPVVVFIAGQFAPPDKQMGHAGAIISSGMGTAAEKIAAFEAAGVMVAREPCMIPKLIVETQLKRIRV; from the coding sequence ATGAGTATCCTAATAAACGAATCAACCCGTCTGGTTGTACAGGGCATCACTGGCAGAGACGGATACTTTCATGCTATGAAGATGAAGGCTTACGGAACAAATGTGGTGGCAGGAACTTCTCCCGGAAAGGGAGGCACTGATGTTGATAATATTCCTGTGTTTAACACCATGTATGAGGCTGTTGATCAGACTGGAGCCAATACTTCTGCTATTTTCGTTCCTCCTGCATTTGCTGCTGATGCTATTATGGAAGCTGCCGATGCAGGTATCGGACTGATTATTTGCATCACTGAAGGAATACCCACTCTTGATGCTATTAAAGCATACAGTTTTGTTCAGCAGAAGGGGGCTGTACTTATTGGTCCTAACAGTCCGGGGCTGATCTCACCGGGTAGAAGTATGGTGGGCATTATGCCTTCCAGAATATTCACAAAGGGTAGTGTTGGAGTAATTAGCCGAAGCGGAACATTAACTTATGAGGTTGTTTCTCATCTTACGGCTAAAGGATTAGGTCAATCTACTGCTATTGGGATTGGTGGCGATAAGATTGTTGGACTACGTTATCGTGAACTTCTGGAGATGTTTGAGAAAGATAGAGAGACACAGTCAATTGTCCTTATCGGAGAGATTGGTGGATGTGCAGAAGAACGAGCTGCTGAATTTATCCGCTGGCAAATAACCAAACCTGTTGTAGTCTTTATTGCCGGACAATTTGCTCCGCCGGATAAACAGATGGGACATGCCGGAGCTATTATCTCCAGTGGAATGGGTACAGCTGCTGAGAAGATTGCTGCTTTTGAGGCCGCTGGCGTTATGGTGGCCCGGGAACCTTGTATGATTCCTAAACTGATTGTGGAAACTCAACTTAAAAGAATTCGGGTGTAA
- the sucC gene encoding ADP-forming succinate--CoA ligase subunit beta produces MKIHEYQAKNLLSSYGIPVEQHILCQNADEALLAYEELNMKKVMIKAQVQAGGRGKAGGIKLAKSADDVMNYASSILQMTIKGLPVTKILVSEAINIESEFYLSFSIDRKNRSVIMMLSSEGGVEIEEVAKYTPENIYRVNIDPFVGLPSYIARRIAFFLFDDMDLVNQMVQILQKMYQLFIDQDASLIEVNPLVLTEERNLIAVDAKMTFDDCALYRQEDICFFSEPTEEEEMELQAKAKGFNYVHLTGDIGCMVNGAGLAMATMDMIKLYEGSPANFLDIGGSSNPKKITEAMKMLLQDDRLKVILVNIFGGITRCDDVANGLLKAYELLHADIPVVVRLTGTNEEEGRALLRTSSFIVAETMKEAIKIAVNQSIKAG; encoded by the coding sequence ATGAAAATACATGAATATCAGGCAAAAAACCTTTTATCTTCTTACGGTATTCCCGTAGAGCAACATATTCTTTGCCAGAACGCAGATGAAGCTCTTTTGGCATATGAAGAGCTTAATATGAAGAAAGTAATGATTAAAGCACAGGTACAAGCTGGTGGAAGAGGAAAGGCTGGTGGGATAAAACTTGCTAAAAGTGCCGATGATGTTATGAACTATGCCAGTTCAATACTGCAAATGACCATTAAAGGTCTGCCAGTTACAAAAATACTGGTTAGTGAAGCTATTAACATTGAATCGGAGTTTTATCTCAGCTTTAGCATTGATAGGAAAAACAGATCTGTCATTATGATGTTGAGCTCTGAAGGAGGAGTGGAGATAGAAGAGGTTGCCAAGTATACTCCTGAAAATATTTATCGTGTTAATATTGATCCTTTTGTGGGATTGCCTAGTTATATAGCCAGACGAATAGCTTTCTTTTTGTTTGACGACATGGATCTTGTTAATCAGATGGTGCAGATACTGCAAAAAATGTATCAGCTGTTTATTGATCAGGATGCATCACTTATAGAAGTCAATCCGTTGGTGCTCACTGAAGAAAGAAACCTTATTGCAGTTGATGCAAAAATGACTTTTGATGATTGTGCGTTATATCGTCAGGAGGATATTTGTTTTTTCTCAGAGCCTACAGAAGAGGAAGAAATGGAACTGCAGGCAAAAGCTAAAGGATTCAATTATGTTCACCTGACAGGTGATATAGGATGCATGGTTAATGGGGCCGGATTGGCGATGGCAACTATGGATATGATTAAACTCTATGAAGGTAGTCCTGCTAATTTCCTGGATATCGGCGGCAGCTCAAATCCCAAGAAGATTACGGAAGCAATGAAAATGTTGTTGCAGGATGACCGCCTGAAGGTGATTCTTGTTAATATATTCGGAGGAATAACCCGCTGTGACGATGTGGCTAATGGCTTGCTCAAAGCCTATGAACTGTTGCATGCTGATATTCCGGTTGTTGTGCGCCTTACCGGTACCAATGAGGAAGAAGGAAGGGCATTGCTTCGCACATCAAGCTTTATAGTAGCTGAAACAATGAAAGAAGCGATCAAAATAGCTGTGAATCAATCAATAAAAGCTGGATAA